The stretch of DNA CGGAGACTGGACCTACGATCCGTTCCGCCTTACCCGTGAAGGCGATCATGTATACGGCCGCGGGACCACTGATGACAAGGGCCCTATCCTGGAAGCGCTCTATGCTATGAAGCTTCTCCGCGATCACGGCGTGAAGCTGAACAAAAGAGTCCGCCTGATCATGGGCTGCAACGAGGAAACAGGTTCCAAATGTATGGCTCACTACAATCAGGTAGCAGAAGAGCTTTCCTGCGGTTTCACACCGGATGCCAGCTTCCCATGTATCCACGGCGAAAAAGGCCAGCTTGCCATGATCGCCTGCTCAAAAAACACCCGAATCATCTCCATAAACGGCGGTTTTGTATCCAATGCAATGTGTGACACCTGTACAACCGTTGTTCCCGATGAGGACGGTCTGAAGGAAAAACTGGAATCCGCACTTTCCCGGACGAAGCTCCAGGAATATAAGGTAAGCGAAGAAAATGGCAGACTCACCATCTACGCCAAAGGTGTTCCGGCCCATGCCAGCACTCCTCATCTCGGTGTCAATGCTGCAGGAGTAACCTTTGAATGCCTGGCAGAAGCAGGCTTTGAAGATGACTTTGTAGAATTCTATAACTCCCATATCGGCACTGCATGTGACGGCTCCGGCATTGGTCTGAAATTTGCAGATGAATACGGCGATCTGACGTTATGCAACGGAATCGTAAAAACAGAAAA from Blautia sp. SC05B48 encodes:
- a CDS encoding M20 family metallopeptidase; translation: MDIKEEIHALSEEMLTNLGRLVAIDSQLGTPSEGKPFGEGPAKALKEGLKIAEELGFKTVNLDNYCGYAEMGEGDEIVGIAGHLDIVPVGGDWTYDPFRLTREGDHVYGRGTTDDKGPILEALYAMKLLRDHGVKLNKRVRLIMGCNEETGSKCMAHYNQVAEELSCGFTPDASFPCIHGEKGQLAMIACSKNTRIISINGGFVSNAMCDTCTTVVPDEDGLKEKLESALSRTKLQEYKVSEENGRLTIYAKGVPAHASTPHLGVNAAGVTFECLAEAGFEDDFVEFYNSHIGTACDGSGIGLKFADEYGDLTLCNGIVKTENGVISCTIDIRVPVTLNETDIRKMCQDRLEDKNGRIEITQIVAPLFFPRESPLVNALYKAYTDVTGDTEHKPMVIGGGTYAKSLKNIIAFGPEKEGIDYRIHGADEFILVSGMEEAVLIYMEAIKNLLAI